In one window of Anaerolineae bacterium DNA:
- a CDS encoding glycosyltransferase: MPVRNEAGYIARSLGAVLAQDYPPERMEVLVVDGMSEDGTPEIVRAMAHNPRGIRVLLLDNPARIVPAALNKGLCHARGEVIVRVDGHCEIARDYIQRCVETLSKTKADNVGGVCETVAETFMARAIAVAQSSPFGIGNVAFRTRRPTPGFVDTV, translated from the coding sequence ATGCCGGTGCGCAATGAGGCCGGCTATATCGCGCGCAGTCTCGGCGCCGTGCTGGCCCAGGACTATCCCCCCGAGCGGATGGAGGTGCTGGTCGTGGACGGCATGTCGGAGGACGGCACGCCGGAGATCGTGCGGGCCATGGCGCACAATCCCCGCGGCATCCGCGTTCTGCTCCTGGATAACCCCGCCCGCATCGTGCCGGCGGCGCTGAACAAAGGATTGTGCCATGCGCGCGGTGAAGTGATCGTGCGCGTCGATGGACACTGCGAGATCGCCCGCGACTATATCCAGCGCTGTGTCGAGACCCTCTCAAAAACGAAAGCGGACAACGTGGGAGGGGTGTGCGAAACCGTCGCAGAGACTTTCATGGCGCGTGCTATCGCGGTGGCGCAAAGTTCCCCCTTCGGCATCGGCAATGTGGCCTTTCGGACGCGCCGGCCCACTCCTGGTTTTGTGGACACCGT